Genomic window (Tardiphaga sp. vice304):
AAGCCGTCATGCGCGGTGACGAAGTTGACGCTGGCCCAGGAGCGGCGGCCGTGATGGTTGAACATGTCGCCCGAGGCCGACAGCCGCGGCGCGAGGGCCGCGACCGGCGCCTCGCCGCGCCAGAAGTCGCGGGTGACATCGCGGAACTTGTCGTTCCATTCCGCCCAGCCGGGCGGAAATCCGCCGACTTGGTAGCCGCCGGGACCGATGTCCCAGGGCTCGGCGATGAGCTTGACCGTGGTCAGCAGCGGATCCTGGTCGACCGCCTTGAGGAAGCCGCTCTGCTCGTCGAATCCGTAGACTTCGCGGGCCAGAATGGTGCCGAGATCGAAGCGGAAGCCGTCGATATGCATCTCGCTGACCCAGTAGCGCAGGCTGTCCGCCACCATCTGGATGACGCGCGCATGCGACAGGTTCACCGTGTTGCCGGTACCGGTGTCGTTGATGTAATAACGCTTCTTCTCCGGCATCAGCCGGTAGTAGCTGGCGTTATCAATACCCTTGAACGACAGCGTCGGGCCGCATTCATTGCCTTCAGCGGTGTGGTTGTAGACGACATCGAGAATTACCTCGAGCCCGCCGGCATGAAGCCTGGCGACCATCTCCTTGAATTCGCGCAGCGAGTTCGGGACGTCCGCGGCGTAGCGCGGATCTGGCGCGAAGAAGCCGATTGAATTATAGCCCCAATAGTTGGTGAGGTTCTTCTCCATCAGATAATCATCATTGATGAAGGTGTGGATCGGCAGCAGTTCGACCGAGGTGACGCCAAGCCCGTTCAGATAATCGATGACCGGTTTGGTGCCGAAGCCGGCATAGGTGCCGCGGATATCTTCGGACACGTCGGGATGCTGTTTGGTGAAGCCTTTGACATGGGTCTCATAGATGATGGTCTGGTCCCACGGCACGTTCTGACGGCCGGCTTCGCCGGTCCAGTCGAAATCCTTGTCGATCACCACGCAGCGCGGCATGAACGGCGCCGAGTCGCGTTCGTCGAAGGTGGTGTCGTCGCCGGTTTCCATCTTGTAGCCGAACACCGCCGGATTCCATTCCAGCGTTCCGGCATGCGCGCGCGCATAGGGATCGAGCAGCAATTTGTTGGGGTTGAAACGGTGACCGTTTTCAGGCTCGTAGGGGCCGTGGACGCGGTAGCCGTAATAGGTGCCAGGCGCGACGTCGGGGATGTAGCCGTGAAACACTTCGTCGGTATATTCCGGCAGTTCGATACGGGTCTCGACATCACCGTCGAACAGGCAGACTTCGACCTTGGTGGCGTTGGCGGAGAACAATGCGAAGTTGGTCCCCTTTCCGTCCCAGTGCGCGCCTAAGGGATAGGGTAGACCTTCTTCGACCGTTCTGTCCGTCACGTGAGCCCCGCATGTTTTAAAAGTCGCAATTGAAATGCGCAATACAACGGCGTGGCGGCCATTACGTTGCACCGCAATCCGCGCTTTCGGGCTTTATCTTATATTATCGGCGTGACAGCCGGATTGGGGCTGCCTGTACGTTGCCGTGTCACGCAGTTCGGCAACAGATACGCTAAGGGACAGGCCCATGACGCATATCGCGCACCACCGGCGGATTGCACTGCTCGGCGCGCCGGTTGAGGTCGGGGCCTCACAGCCCGGCACGCTGATGGGGCCCGCTGCGCTGCGTACCGCCGGCCTTGGCACATTGCTCGCCGGCCTTGGCTTTGCGGTCGAGGACCATGGCGATGTGGCGCCGCGGCACGGGGATCCGTCCGGCGACCCGCCCGACAATGCCAGGCATTATCGCGACATCCAGCAATGGATCCAAGCGCTGAGCGCGCGCGCCTGCACGCTGGCGCAATCCGGCGCACTGCCGATCTTCATGGGCGGCGACCACAGCCTGTCGATGGGGTCGGTCAACGGCGTCGCACGGCATTGGCACGCGCAGGGCCGCGAGCTGTTCGTGCTGTGGCTGGATGCCCACGCCGATTACAATACGCCGGCCACGACGATCACCGGCAACATGCACGGCATGTCGGCGGCCTTCCTGTGCGGCGAGCCGGGCCTCGACGGCCTGCTCGGCCACGAGCCGCGCGCGTCGATCAAGCCTGGAAATCTCGATCTATTTGGCATCCGCTCGATCGACAAACTTGAAAAGGAGCTGGTCGCTCGCCGCCGGATCGCTGTCGCGGACATGCGCGAGATAGACGAATTCGGTGTCGGCGTGCCGATCCGCCGCGTGATCGAACGTGTCAAGGCGCGCCACGGCGTGCTGCACGTCTCATTCGACGTCGACTTCCTTGATCCCGCCACTGCGCCCGGTGTCGGCACAATGGTGCCGGGCGGGGCGACCTATCGCGAGGCGCATCTAATCATGGAGTTGCTGCACGATTCAGGGCTTGTGGTGTCGCTCGACGTGGTCGAGCTCAACCCTTTCCTCGATGACCGCGGCCGTACCGCCCGCGTCATGGTCGAACTGGTCGGCAGCCTGTTCGGCCAGCAGATCATCGACCGGCCGATGCCGAGCAACGCGATCGTCCCGCCAGGCTGATGGAACCTTGATCGCCACCCGGGGTTGCCATGCATCGTTCATGTTTCAGGGAGCACGAAAATGATGAAGCGTCTTGCGATCATGGCCGTTGCTGCAGCGGCAATTGGCACTACCATTCCGGCCAGCGCGCAGAATTTTGGCGTGGGTGTCGGGCCGGACGGGGTTACCGTCGGCGCGGTTCGCGGCGACCGGTATCGCGATCGGGACCGTGAATATTACCGCGATCGGCGCGACCGCGACGAAACGGTCATCATCAAGCGCAACCGGGATCGCGATCGTGATTACGACCGGGGAGAACGCCGCGTCTATATCGAACGCGACTAAGACTGTAACGAGACAAAGCGGCCTTCCTGCGGGAGGGCCGCTTTTTCGTGCCCTTTTGTGTTCTCAATTGCCGGTTTAAAGTATCTTATGATATCTGCAGCAAACGTCTGGTGGCAATCCGGCACCATCTATCAGATCTATCCGCGCTCGTTTCAGGATTCCAACGGCGACGGGATCGGCGATCTCGCCGGCATCATCGGCCGGCTGCCCTATCTGCGGCAGCTCGGCATCGATGCGATCTGGCTGTCGCCGATCTTCCCGTCGCCGATGGCCGATTTCGGCTATGACATTTCGGACTATATCGGGATTCACCCGATCTTCGGTACGTCGGAAGACTTTGACGCGCTGGTGGCGGCCGCGCATGGCGCGGGCCTGAAAATCATTCTCGATCTGGTGCCGAACCACACCTCGGACCAGCATGCCTGGTTTCTCGAAAGCCGCAGCTCGCGCGATAATCCGAAACGCGACTGGTACATCTGGCGCGATGCGAAGCCGGACGGTTCGGCGCCCACCAACTGGATGTCGGAATTCGGCGGCAGCGCCTGGGCCTGGGACGAGGCGACGCAGCAATATTACTATCACGCCTTCCTCGACAGGCAGCCGGACCTCAACTGGCGCAATCCCGAGGTTCGCCAAGCGATCTACGAAGTGATGCGGTTCTGGCTGCGTCGCGGCATCGACGGGTTTCGCGTCGACGTGATCTGGCACCTGATCAAGGACGACGAATTTCGCGACAATCCTCTCAATCCGAATTACAGCGCCGGCCGGCCACCGCATGAATCCGTACTGCCGCTGTATTCCACCGACCGGCCGGAGACGCTCGATGTCGTCTCCGAGATGCGCCGCGTGGTGGACGAGTTCGACGACCGCGTGCTGATCGGCGAAGTCTATCTGCCGGTCGAGCGGCTGGTCGCCTATTACGGCCGCGACCTCGGCGGCGCGCATCTGCCGTTCAATTTCGCGCTGCTGTCGGCGCCCTGGAACGCGCATGAGATCGGCGATCTGATCGCGCGTTATGAAGCGGCGCTGCCGTTCGGGGCGTGGCCGAACTGGGTGCTGGGCAACCACGACCGTCCGCGCATCGCCAGCCGGGTCGGCGCCGCGCAAGCGCGCGTCGCTGCGATGCTGCTGCTGACGCTCAGGGGCACGCCGACATTATATTATGGCGACGAGGTCGGCATGAAGCAGTTGCCGATCCCGCCCGACAAGGTTCAGGACCCGTTCGAGAAGAACGTGCCGGGGATCGGCGTCGGCCGCGATGGTTGCCGCACGCCGATGCAGTGGGGAATAACCGAGAACGCCGGCTTCACGACGGGTGAGCCCTGGCTGCCGCTGGCAGAGGATTTCGCCAGCAACAATGCCGCCGTGCTGGCCAGCGATCCGCACTCGATCCTCAGCCTCTATGTCAAGCTGATCGATCTGCGCAAGCACCAGCCGGAACTCGTGTTTGGTGACTATGCGCCGGAGCCGACGGCGGGCGATCTGCTGGCCTACCGGCGCAGCTACGACGGCCAGACGCTGCTGGTCGCGCTCAACCTCGGCGCCGCACCGGCGTCGATGCATGTCGAAGGCGGCGAGATCCTGCTATCGACGCATCTCGACCGCAAAGGCGAGAATGTTTCAGGCCCGCTGGAGCTGCGTGCAGATGAGGGCGTCATCGTGAGGTTGCGTTCGTAGCCCGGATGAAATCGACACGCCGCATGGCGGCGTGCCGATGCAATCCGGGTTTAGCGCGTAGGTGGATGCGCCGGGCCCGGATTGTTATCCGGGCTACGGCTATTCCGGATGCGCCTCGGCGTCGTCATCGATATCGCTTCGTCGCAACAGATAATCCAGCCCGCCGACGCGGTACCAGCGGTGCGCGTAGGCCTCCAGCATCAAATGGTGCTTGCCCTTGTCGTCGGCATGGCTGTGGTCTTCGGTCAAGAGGTTGATCAGGTGCTGGTCCTGCGCGGTCTTGAGCCCGACCGCGAAGGACACCTCGCACGGCGTTTCGTCAAGGTTATGCACGAACAGCACCGAGTTGTTGCGCCAGTCGTAGCGCATCACCAGCACCGCTGGGTTACGCGCCGCGATGATCGTAAAATCACCCCAGCCGATCTCCGGCACTTCCTTGCGCATCCGGATCATGCGTTCGGTCCAGTTCAGCATCGAGTTGGAATCGCGGCGCTGCATCGCGACGTTGACATGCTGATAGCCGAACGGCCCCTTGTCGATCACGGGGTTCTTCGGTCTTGCATGCTTGGTGAAGCCAGCGTTCGGTTCGGTCGACCACTGCATAGGCGTCCGCGCGCAGTTGCGCTCCGGCAGCGAGAGATCGTCGCCCATCGCGATCTCGTCGCCATAGCGCAGCACCGGGGTGCCGGGCAGCGTGTACATCAGGCTGTAAGCGAGCTCGAGCCTTCGGCGGTCGCCGCCGAGCATCGGCGCGAGACGGCGGCGGATACCGCGGTCGTATAGCTGCATTTTCTTGTCCGGGCCGAATTTCTCAAACACGATCTGGCGCTGTTCTTCGGTCAGGCGGCCGAGATCGAGTTCGTCGTGATTGCGCAGGAACAGGCCCCATTGCGCCGTGGCGGGCCGCTGCTTCGTCACTTTCAACGCCGCCGCCAGCGGTCGCGCATCGCCGGAGGCCAGCGCATAGAACAGGTTCTGGTTGGCGTGGAAGTTGAACATCATCTGCATGCGGTCGCCGTCGTCGCCGAAATATTCCATGTCGGTCTCCGGCTCGACATTGGCTTCGGCCAGGATGATGGCGTCGCCCTTCCGCCATTGCAGGAATTCACGGAAGGCGCGCAGCATGTCATATTGTTCGACGGGCTTGTTGACCTTCGGCCCCTTGGTGGCGATCACGAACGGCACGGCGTCCATGCGGAAGCCGGACACGCCGAGCTGCAGCCAGAATCCCATGATCTTGAGGATCTCCGCCTGCACGTGCGGATTGGACGTGTTGAGGTCTGGCTGGAAATCATAGAAGCGGTGGAAGAACCAGGCCTTCGCGTCCTTGTCGTGCGTCCAGGTGGATTTTTGCACGCCTGGAAACACCATGCCCTTATGGGCATTGGTGGGCTTCTTGTCGGACCAAACGTACCAGTCGCGGTATTTCGAGTCCGGATCGCTCCTGGCATCCTTGAACCAGGCGTTCTGGTCGGAGGTGTGATTGACCACGAGGTCGATGATGACGCGGATGCCGCGCTGATGGCAGCCATGGGCAAATTCGACGAAGTCGCCGAGCGTGCCGTATTTCGGATCGACGCTGTAATAGTCGGAGATGTCGTAGCCGTCGTCTTTTCCGGGAGAAGCCTGGAACGGCATCAGCCAGATCGCGGTGACGCCGAGCCCGTCAAGATAATCCAGCCGCCGCGTTAGGCCCTTGAAGTCTCCGATGCCGTCGCCATCGGCATCCATGAAGCTGCCCACGGAAAGGCAATAGAAGACGGCGTTCTTGTACCAGAGATCGTCGATCATGCGGGGCACCGGGCTGCGAGGACGGTGCGGATCAAGTCTCAAGGCGGGGCGGGGTTCCGATCCTTGTTCCCCTCTCCCCCAGCGCAGCGTAGCGTAGCTGCGCTCCGTGGGAGAGGGTGCCTAGGCGGCCTTCGGCCGCCGTTCTAAAAATTAAGGCCGATGCAAAGCATCGGCTTTGGCGCAGCGAAGGCGGCAGAGGGCGCTTGGCCGCAAGCGCAGGAGCCTGCTTCAAGAACCCTCTCCCGTCTCGAACCGCTCCGCGGTTCGATCCACCCTCTCCCGCCTGCGCAAAGCTTCGCTTTGCTTGTGGGAGAGGGGAAAGAGAAAGGCGCCGCCGATTGCTCGGCGACGCCTCATGGCATCCACTTCGATAGCAGCAGGTAACTCAATCTATACCGATGGTGGTCAGGTCCTGGAACCAGTGCTGCGCCTGCACGAACTTCTTCACCTTCGGCGACAGCGCGTGCGGGTTGGTGTCGTGGACGACCCAGACCAGCACCGCGTCGTCGACGATCAGCGAATGGGCCTGCGCCAGCAACTCGTCCTGCTTCGCGGAATCGAAGTTGTTCTTGGCTTCGTCGATCAGCGCATCGACCCTCGGGTTCTTGTAGCCACCCCAATTGACGCCGACCGGCGCGATCTGGCGCGAGTCGAAGAAGCGCACGATGGCGTAGAGCGGGTCCGAGGTCACGTAGGCGATGTTGTTCGCGGTGATGCCCTTCATGCTGTCGTCAGCTGCGCCCTTGCGCCACGCGGTGTACAGCACTTCGAGCTCGACGACCTTGAATTCGACGTCGACACCGATTTCCTTGAAGCTCTGCTGCAGGAACTCGTTCATCGGCAGCGACAGCATCTGGCCGGTGCCGCCATTGGCGATGATGAACGTCGCCTTCAGCGGCTTGTCGGGACCGTATCCGGCTTCCTTCACCAGTTTCTTGGCTTCGGCCAGATCATACTTGATCTTGAAGCTCGGTTTGCCGAACCATGGGGACGACGGATCGACCTGGCCGATCGCCGGCTTGGCGAGGCCGTTCATCAGGCCGACGACGGCGTCGCGGTCGATGGCGAGGTTGAGGGCCTTGCGCAGACGGACGTCGGTCCAGGGCGAGCCCGGCAGCACGCTGAGATGATAATTCCAGACGTGCGGCGTGACGTTGTCGACGAGCTTCATGCCGGCCGATTTCAACTGCGGCACGGCGTCCGGCGCCGGCGTCTCGATCAGATCGACCTGGCCCGCGAGCAGCGCGTTGGTGCGGGTGAGCGCTTCCGGCATCGGCACCAGAACGAGCTTGTCGACCTTGGCGAGGCGCTTCTTGTCCCAGTAATCCGGGTTCTTCGTGAGTTCGGCGAGTTCGCGCGGCACCAGCTTGGTCAGCTTGAACGGGCCGGTGCCCGACGGTGTGGCGGCGAACTTGTCCCAGTCCTTGCCGACCTTCTCATACTGCGCCGGGCTGGAAACCAGGAACCAGAGCATCTGATAGGGGAAGAAGGAGTCGACCGCCTTGGTGGTGATCTCGACGGTGCTGTCGTCGATCTTGGCGTAGCTGGCGACCGAGGGCAGGCGGGTCTTCACCTGTGCGCTCTGCCGCTTGTCGAACTGCGGTGCCTTTTCATTGAGCACCTTGTCGAGATTCCACACCACGGCATCGGCATTGAAATCGCTGCCGTCGTGGAACTTGACGCCCTGACGCAAGGTGAAGCGCCACTTGGTCTTGTCGGCGGGATCGACCTTCCACTCGGTGGCGAGGCCGGGGATCAGCTTGCCCGGGCGATCGGAGACGTCCATCTCCCATGCGACGAGCGGATCGTAGATGGTGTAGCCGGTGAATTGATAGGCACCCGCACCGCGGTCGGGCTGACCGGTGGTCAGCGGAATATCGGCCATCGAGATGCCGTAGCGCACCACCGACTGGGCGGTGGCCGGTGCGATGGCACCCAGCACGGCGGCAACGGCCGCAACCAGTATTGAATTCCGAACGCGCATCTAACCAAGCTCCATGGGATGAGAGAGAGTCGAGGAATTCTTGCAAACTTGATGCCACATTAGGCAGAGCGTGATGCTCTGTGTGCCAATGAGGCGCTGTGCCGCACAGCGAGTCACCCAAAGCAGCGACACGGCGCCGCTGGCACGGCCGTTGCATAAGAATTAGCCAGTGATAGGCTAGGCAATGCTGAGCCTTTCAATTCAGGGGGAATGACATTGATGCCTATCGAAAAGCCGGCCAAGAGCCGCCTCGCCGTGGCGATTGCCATACTGAGCGTTGCGACCGCGTTGACCTTGCCGCAGGCCGCGCGCGCCGAAACCGTGCTGCGCATCGGCATGACCGCTGCTGATATTCCGCGCACGCTGGGCCAGCCCGACCAGGGTTTTGAAGGCAATCGCTTCACCGGCAACACGATGTATGACGGGCTCACGATGTGGGACCTGTCGTCCGCAACCAAGGCGAGCGTGGTGATCCCCGGCCTGTCCACCGAATGGAAGGTGAACGATGCCGACAAGACAAAGTGGACCTTCAAGCTGCGCCCCGGCGTCGTCTTCCATGACGGCGCGCCGTTCAACGCCGATGCCGTGGTGTGGAACGTCGAGAAGGTGCTGAAGCAGGACGCGCCGCAGTTCGACGCCAGCCAGGTCGGCGTCACCGCCTCGCGCATGCCGACGTTGGTGTCCGCGAAGAAGATCGACGACATGACCGTCGAGCTCACCACCAAAGAGCCGGACTCGTTCCTGCCGATCAACCTCACCAACCTCTTCATGGTCAGTCCGTCGAAGTGGCAGGGCTTCTTCGACAAGGCCGAAGGCGCCGATGCCAAGGCGAAGTCGCAGGCCGCCTGGGCCGTGTTCGCGCGCGAGCCGGCCGGCACCGGACCGTGGAAGATGTCGAAGTTCACGCCGCGCGAGCGGCTCGAACTGGCGAAGAACGATTCCTACTGGAACAAGGACCGCGTCCCCAAGGTCGACAAGCTGCTGTTGCTGCCGATGCCGGAAGCCAACGCCCGCACCGCGGCGCTGTTGTCCGGCCAGGTCGACTGGATCGAGGCGCCGGCACCCGATGCCGTCAAGGAAATCACCGCGCGCGGCTTCAAGATCGAGAAGAACGAACAGCCGCATGTCTGGCCGTGGCAGTTCAGCCGCGTCGAAGGCTCGCCGTGGAATGACATCCGCGTCCGCAAGGCCGCGAATCTCTGCATCGACCGCGAAGGCCTGCGCGATGGCCTGCTTGCCGGACTGATGGTGCCTGCGTCCGGCACGTTCGAGCCGGGCCATCCCTGGCGTGGCAAGCCGACCTTCCAGATCAAGTATGATTTGAAGGCCGCGCAGGCGCTGATGAAGGAAGCCGGCTTCGGCCCCAGCAAGAAGCTCTCGGTGAAGACGCAGACGTCCGCGTCGGGCTCCGGCCAGATGCTGCCGCTGCCGATGAACGAGTATCTGCAGCAGGCGCTTGCCGAGTGCTACTTCGACGTCAAGCTCGACGTCATCGAGTGGAACACGCTGTTCACCAACTGGCGCCGCGGCACCAAGGATGCGTCCGCCAACGGCGCCAATGCGACCAATGTGACCTATGCGGCGATGGACCCGTTCTTCGCTCTGGTGCGCTTCCTGCAGTCGTCGATGGCGCCGCCGGTGTCCAACAATTGGGGGTTCATCAACAACCCGAAGTTCGACGAACTGGTGATCAAGGCCCGCACCACCTTCGATCCCGCGGCGCGTGACGAGGCGCTGGCGGAATTGCATGCGGCGTCCGTCGACGACGCGGCGTTCCTGTACGTCGCTCACGACGTCGGTCCGCGCGCACTGAGCCCGAAGATCAAGGGCTTCGTGCAGCCGAAGAGCTGGTTCGTCGACTTCTCGCCGGTGTCGATGACGCCGTAAAAGCGAAGCGCACTTACTTCCCCTCTCCCCCAGCGCCGCGCAGCGGCGTCCAGTGGGAGAGGGTGCCTGAGCGCAGCGAAGGCGGGAGAGGGAAGGCCGCAAACTCCGAAGCCCCCTCTCCCGTCTCGAACGCGCTCTGCGCGTTCGATCCACCCTCCCTCGCAAGGGGGGAGGGGAAGCAAGAAATCGAAGGTGACCTTTGTTCGTCTATATCGCACGACGTATCGTTTACGTGATCCCGGTCGTGCTCAGCGTGGCGCTGGTGTGCTTCCTGCTGGTTCATATCACGCCCGGTGATCCCCTGGTCGCGATCCTGCCGGCCGACGCCTCGCAGGAACTCGCGGCGCAGCTCCGCATCGCCTACGGCTTCGACCGGCCGCTGCCGGTGCAGTTCGGGCTGTGGCTGTGGCGCGCGCTGCACGGTGATCTCGGCAGTTCGATCGCCACCGGCCGCCCAGTGCTCGCCGAAGTGCTGCGCGCCGTCAGCAATACGGTCACGCTGGCGATCGCCGCCGCCGCGATCGGCTTCACGCTCGGACTGTTCTTCGGGCTGATCGCCGGTTATTTCCGCGACACCTGGGTCGACAAGGTTGCCACCTCGATCGCCATCGCCGGCGTCTCGGTGCCGCATTACTGGCTCGGCATGGTACTGGTCATCATCTTCTCGGTGCAGCTCAACTGGCTGCCCGCGGTCGGTGCCGGTCCCGGCGGGTCCGGCGCCTGGGGCTGGGACTGGGAGCACATGAAATATCTGGTGCTGCCGGCGATTACCACCGCGGTGATCCCGATGGGCATCATCACCCGCACCGTGCGTGCGCTGACCGGCGACATCCTCTCGCAGGATTTCGTCGAGGCGCTGCGTGCCAAGGGCCTGCGCGAGACCAACGTGTTCCGCCATGTCATCAAGAACGCCGCGCCGACCGCTTTGGCGGTGATGGGCCTGCAGCTCGGCTACATGCTCGGCGGCTCGATCCTGATCGAGACGGTGTTTTCCTGGCCGGGCTCCGGCCTGCTGTTGAACTCGGCGATTTTCCAGCGCGACCTGCCGCTGCTGCAGGGTACCATCCTGGTGCTGGCGCTGTTCTTCGTCTTCCTCAATCTTCTGGTCGATATCGCGCAGGCCGCGATCGATCCGCGCATCAAGCGGAGCTGACCGTGCAGGACTTCATTTCATGACCGCAATGACCGACACGGCTCTGCAAGCCGCACCCGCGAACGCCGCGCGCGGCTACTGGGCCACGGTGGGCCGACGCATCATCCGCGACAAGGTCAGCATGATCTGCGCGGCCATTCTGCTGCTGATCCTGTTCGGCGCGCTGTTCGCGCCGTGGCTCGGCCTCGCCGATCCCTATCAGGGCTCGATGATCCGCCGCCTGCGCCACATCGGCACGCCGAACTATCCGCTAGGCACCGACGAGCTCGGTCGTGACATGCTTGCGCGCCTGATCTATGGCGGCCGGCTGTCGCTCTTGATCGGCATCCTGCCGGTGATCCTGGCGTTCGTGATCGGTACCTCGCTCGGCCTCGTCGCCGGCTATGTCGGCGGCAAGGTCAACACCGCGATCATGCGAACCGTCGACGTGTTCTATGCCTTCCCCTCGGTGCTGCTGGCGATCGCGATTTCCGGCGCCCTGGGTGCGGGCATCGTCAATTCGATCGTGTCGCTGACCATCGTGTTCGTGCCGCAGATTACCCGCGTCGCCGAGAGCGTGACGACCGGCGTGCGCAACGCTGACTTCGTCGAGGCGGCGCGGGCCTCCGGCGCCGATGCCTTCACCATCATGCGCGTGCACATGCTGGGCAACGTGCTCGGCACCATCTTCGTCTACGCCACTGGTCTGATCTCGGTGTCGATGATCCTCGCCGCCGGCCTGTCGTTCCTCGGCCTCGGCACCAAGCCGCCGGAGCCGGAATGGGGTCTGATGCTCAACACGCTGCGCACCGCGATCTACGTCAATCCCTGGGTGGCGGCATTGCCCGGCGCGATGATCTTCGCGGTGTCGATCTGCTTCAACCTTCTCAGCGATGGCATGCGCAGCGCCATGGACATCCGGAACTGATGTCATGACAGAAATCATCGAAACCCTCGACATGCTCGAACCTTTGCCGGATATCGGCGGCGCCGCGCAGCCGCTGCTGCGTGTCGACGGGCTGACCAAGCATTTCCCGGTGCGCGGCGGGCTGTTTGCCAAGAGCAAGACCGTGCGTGCCGTGGATAACGTGTCGTTCGATATCGCCAAGGGCGAGACCGTCGGCATCGTCGGCGAATCCGGCTGCGGCAAGTCGACCACCGCGCGTCTGCTGATGCATCTGATGGAACGCGATTCCGGCGACATCATCTATGACGGCCGCACCGTCGGCCGCGAATTGTCGCTGCGCGTACTGCGCCGCGGCATGCAGATGGTGTTCCAGGACAGCTACGCCTCGCTTAATCCGCGCCTGACCATCGAGGAGTCGATCGCGTTCGGTCCCAAGGTGCACGGCATGGCGGAGAACGCCTCGCGCGCGCTGGCCCGCGAACTACTCGGCAAGGTCGGGTTGCGGCCCGAAAACTTTGCCAACCGCTATCCGCACGAGATCTCCGGCGGCCAGCGCCAGCGGGTCAACATCGCGCGGGCGCTGGCGCTGTCGCCGCGTCTCGTCATTCTCGACGAGGCGGTGTCGGCGCTCGACAAGTCGGTCGAGGCGCAGGTGCTCAACCTCCTGGTCGATTTGAAGCGCGAATTCGGTCTGACCTATCTGTTCATCAGCCATGACCTCAACGTCGTCCGCTACATCTCCGATCGCGTGCTGGTGATGTATCTCGGCGAGGTCGTCGAACTCGGCCCGGTCGATGACGTGTGGGACAAGCCGGCGCATCCCTACACCCGCGCGCTGCTGGCCGCGATGCCGTCGTCCGACCCCGACAACCGCACCCAGACGCCGCCGATCACCGGCGATCCGCCGAACCCGATCGACCCGCCGTCCGGCTGCCGCTTCCATACGCGCTGCCCGTTTGCGGAGGCCGTGTGCTCCGGCGAAAGCCCGAAGCTTACCCAGATCGATGCCGCCGGCCATCAGGTCGCCTGCTATATGTTCATCCCCGGCGCCGCGCACAGCAAGGCACCGCCTGCAGAAACGTCCCTGTCATGACCGCGCCCACCCCCAAGCAGATCAAGGCGATCACCGACGTTGGCGGCCTGTCCGTCTCCGACGACGTCGCCACGCGCATCGCCAACGCCATCGGACCTGCCTACGAAGGGTTTGCTTCCGTTGCCGGCACGTTGCCGATGGATATCGAGCCCGCGACCTTCCTCGTCGTGCAGAATACGAAGGTCGCGAAATGAGCGTCACCGAACCCGCATTGCTATCGCTGACAGAAATCGCCGACGCCATCGCAAGCAAAAAAGTCTCTTCGCGCGAAGCCACGCAGTCCTGCCTCGACCGTACCGCGAAGTGGCAGCCGGCACTCAATGCGTTCATGTCG
Coding sequences:
- a CDS encoding ABC transporter substrate-binding protein gives rise to the protein MRVRNSILVAAVAAVLGAIAPATAQSVVRYGISMADIPLTTGQPDRGAGAYQFTGYTIYDPLVAWEMDVSDRPGKLIPGLATEWKVDPADKTKWRFTLRQGVKFHDGSDFNADAVVWNLDKVLNEKAPQFDKRQSAQVKTRLPSVASYAKIDDSTVEITTKAVDSFFPYQMLWFLVSSPAQYEKVGKDWDKFAATPSGTGPFKLTKLVPRELAELTKNPDYWDKKRLAKVDKLVLVPMPEALTRTNALLAGQVDLIETPAPDAVPQLKSAGMKLVDNVTPHVWNYHLSVLPGSPWTDVRLRKALNLAIDRDAVVGLMNGLAKPAIGQVDPSSPWFGKPSFKIKYDLAEAKKLVKEAGYGPDKPLKATFIIANGGTGQMLSLPMNEFLQQSFKEIGVDVEFKVVELEVLYTAWRKGAADDSMKGITANNIAYVTSDPLYAIVRFFDSRQIAPVGVNWGGYKNPRVDALIDEAKNNFDSAKQDELLAQAHSLIVDDAVLVWVVHDTNPHALSPKVKKFVQAQHWFQDLTTIGID
- a CDS encoding ABC transporter substrate-binding protein, producing the protein MPIEKPAKSRLAVAIAILSVATALTLPQAARAETVLRIGMTAADIPRTLGQPDQGFEGNRFTGNTMYDGLTMWDLSSATKASVVIPGLSTEWKVNDADKTKWTFKLRPGVVFHDGAPFNADAVVWNVEKVLKQDAPQFDASQVGVTASRMPTLVSAKKIDDMTVELTTKEPDSFLPINLTNLFMVSPSKWQGFFDKAEGADAKAKSQAAWAVFAREPAGTGPWKMSKFTPRERLELAKNDSYWNKDRVPKVDKLLLLPMPEANARTAALLSGQVDWIEAPAPDAVKEITARGFKIEKNEQPHVWPWQFSRVEGSPWNDIRVRKAANLCIDREGLRDGLLAGLMVPASGTFEPGHPWRGKPTFQIKYDLKAAQALMKEAGFGPSKKLSVKTQTSASGSGQMLPLPMNEYLQQALAECYFDVKLDVIEWNTLFTNWRRGTKDASANGANATNVTYAAMDPFFALVRFLQSSMAPPVSNNWGFINNPKFDELVIKARTTFDPAARDEALAELHAASVDDAAFLYVAHDVGPRALSPKIKGFVQPKSWFVDFSPVSMTP
- a CDS encoding ABC transporter permease, producing MFVYIARRIVYVIPVVLSVALVCFLLVHITPGDPLVAILPADASQELAAQLRIAYGFDRPLPVQFGLWLWRALHGDLGSSIATGRPVLAEVLRAVSNTVTLAIAAAAIGFTLGLFFGLIAGYFRDTWVDKVATSIAIAGVSVPHYWLGMVLVIIFSVQLNWLPAVGAGPGGSGAWGWDWEHMKYLVLPAITTAVIPMGIITRTVRALTGDILSQDFVEALRAKGLRETNVFRHVIKNAAPTALAVMGLQLGYMLGGSILIETVFSWPGSGLLLNSAIFQRDLPLLQGTILVLALFFVFLNLLVDIAQAAIDPRIKRS
- a CDS encoding ABC transporter permease; translated protein: MTDTALQAAPANAARGYWATVGRRIIRDKVSMICAAILLLILFGALFAPWLGLADPYQGSMIRRLRHIGTPNYPLGTDELGRDMLARLIYGGRLSLLIGILPVILAFVIGTSLGLVAGYVGGKVNTAIMRTVDVFYAFPSVLLAIAISGALGAGIVNSIVSLTIVFVPQITRVAESVTTGVRNADFVEAARASGADAFTIMRVHMLGNVLGTIFVYATGLISVSMILAAGLSFLGLGTKPPEPEWGLMLNTLRTAIYVNPWVAALPGAMIFAVSICFNLLSDGMRSAMDIRN
- a CDS encoding ABC transporter ATP-binding protein codes for the protein MTEIIETLDMLEPLPDIGGAAQPLLRVDGLTKHFPVRGGLFAKSKTVRAVDNVSFDIAKGETVGIVGESGCGKSTTARLLMHLMERDSGDIIYDGRTVGRELSLRVLRRGMQMVFQDSYASLNPRLTIEESIAFGPKVHGMAENASRALARELLGKVGLRPENFANRYPHEISGGQRQRVNIARALALSPRLVILDEAVSALDKSVEAQVLNLLVDLKREFGLTYLFISHDLNVVRYISDRVLVMYLGEVVELGPVDDVWDKPAHPYTRALLAAMPSSDPDNRTQTPPITGDPPNPIDPPSGCRFHTRCPFAEAVCSGESPKLTQIDAAGHQVACYMFIPGAAHSKAPPAETSLS